A window from Candidatus Eremiobacterota bacterium encodes these proteins:
- a CDS encoding PhzF family phenazine biosynthesis protein gives MELQYEVVDVFTERPLEGNALAVFPDARGLSDELMQRIAREMNLSETTFVLPAALPEAAARVRIFTPWSEMVFAGHPTLGTAFVVRERGIVARDAAAFVLEEKVGPVKVRVDGAERSMIWLETPPIARGATFERALCAQALGLAEDALLENVPSQRLSAGNPAIFIALKNAAAVDAVKIDSAALRRLTASLNEPTCVFAFAPVPAGAYSRMFAEELGIAEDPATGSATGPLAAFMMEHGLAGTADGTRFVSEQGTKIGRRSLLHVLVHGENGRDGIEVGGHVTPLTTATMRLPDL, from the coding sequence ATGGAGCTACAGTACGAGGTCGTCGACGTCTTCACCGAACGGCCGCTGGAGGGCAACGCGCTGGCCGTCTTTCCGGACGCGCGCGGCCTGAGCGATGAGCTGATGCAGCGCATCGCGCGCGAGATGAACTTGTCGGAGACGACGTTCGTGCTGCCGGCCGCGCTCCCCGAGGCCGCCGCACGCGTGCGCATCTTCACGCCGTGGAGCGAGATGGTGTTCGCCGGGCATCCGACGCTCGGCACCGCGTTCGTCGTGCGCGAGCGCGGCATCGTCGCGCGCGACGCTGCAGCATTCGTTCTGGAAGAGAAAGTCGGCCCCGTCAAGGTCCGCGTCGACGGCGCTGAACGGTCGATGATCTGGCTCGAGACGCCGCCGATCGCGCGCGGCGCGACGTTCGAGCGCGCGCTGTGCGCGCAGGCCCTCGGTCTCGCGGAAGACGCTTTGCTCGAGAACGTCCCGAGCCAACGCCTTTCCGCCGGCAATCCGGCGATCTTCATCGCGCTCAAGAACGCGGCGGCGGTTGACGCGGTGAAGATCGACAGCGCCGCGCTCCGCCGGCTCACCGCGTCGCTGAACGAGCCGACGTGTGTCTTCGCGTTCGCGCCGGTCCCGGCGGGCGCGTACTCGCGGATGTTCGCCGAGGAGCTCGGCATCGCCGAAGACCCCGCGACCGGCAGCGCGACCGGTCCGCTCGCCGCCTTCATGATGGAACACGGCCTCGCCGGTACGGCCGACGGCACGCGCTTCGTCAGCGAGCAAGGCACGAAGATCGGCCGTCGCAGCCTGCTCCACGTCCTCGTTCACGGCGAGAACGGCCGCGATGGCATCGAAGTCGGCGGCCACGTCACACCCCTCACAACCGCGACGATGCGGTTACCGGACCTCTGA
- a CDS encoding redoxin domain-containing protein, translating to MTRRTLWVLASVLGLGCVPLAVGAEQLPGPVVGRPAPPFTLTTVDGKTVRLADYRGKTLVLNVWGSWCPPCRLETPDLIAEAKGDASRGVAFLGVDTTESAAVVRAFAAAKAIPYPQVATTSESAFAKTYEIRNVPATFVIGPDGVLRARHVDNVLPRAQLHAYIVAAENGQTAPLTTAFQAQLDALLDPAQYPFAGDAATTRANVAKAAAAIAKADDLQDEAMDDPARDHDLLKTQQEEESLRAAAIAAFAPLAASDADRALLARLRGDEAAALGKWTDADAAYAEALRYAPGDVAALGGEAYAASNLGDEHRVAALDAQIAEKSPSYAAYVSLGRALAKIGEVKAGEDAFEKARALAANNPAQTAWTNLYYGRMETTAGNREKARAAFARASLAAQQIPQTDPRAAWYVEQAQEGTVALDVARGSKPALSLAPWTGPDLPGSIASTIKYRLVVTGAPGARLALSATGLPKRWIGSFCTDRVCAPFRTSVTVPAGGVKVVEFQVVPTTAHNGPANVRIDARSGGRPVATVGTLVRV from the coding sequence ATGACGCGACGTACACTGTGGGTGCTTGCCTCCGTGCTGGGGCTGGGATGCGTTCCGCTCGCCGTGGGCGCCGAGCAATTGCCGGGGCCGGTCGTCGGACGTCCCGCTCCACCGTTCACGCTCACGACGGTCGACGGCAAGACGGTGCGGCTCGCGGACTACCGCGGAAAGACACTGGTGCTCAACGTGTGGGGCTCGTGGTGCCCGCCGTGCCGGCTCGAGACGCCGGACCTCATCGCCGAAGCGAAGGGCGACGCGTCACGCGGCGTCGCGTTCCTCGGCGTCGACACGACCGAGAGCGCTGCGGTCGTGCGCGCCTTCGCGGCGGCGAAAGCGATCCCGTATCCTCAAGTGGCGACGACCTCGGAGAGCGCGTTCGCAAAGACGTACGAGATCCGGAATGTCCCGGCGACGTTCGTGATCGGGCCGGATGGCGTACTGCGCGCGCGCCACGTCGACAACGTCTTGCCGCGCGCCCAATTGCACGCGTACATCGTCGCCGCGGAGAACGGCCAAACGGCTCCGCTCACGACCGCGTTTCAGGCGCAGCTCGACGCGCTGCTCGATCCGGCGCAGTACCCCTTCGCCGGTGACGCCGCGACGACGCGCGCCAACGTCGCCAAAGCGGCCGCCGCGATCGCCAAGGCCGACGATCTGCAGGACGAGGCGATGGACGATCCCGCGCGCGATCACGACTTGCTCAAGACGCAGCAAGAGGAAGAGAGCCTGCGCGCCGCCGCGATCGCTGCGTTCGCGCCGCTCGCCGCAAGTGACGCCGACCGCGCGCTGCTCGCGCGCTTGCGCGGCGACGAAGCGGCCGCGCTTGGGAAATGGACCGACGCGGACGCGGCGTATGCGGAGGCGCTGCGCTACGCGCCGGGCGACGTCGCGGCGCTCGGCGGAGAAGCCTACGCCGCCTCGAACCTCGGCGACGAGCACCGTGTCGCGGCGCTCGACGCGCAAATAGCGGAGAAATCACCCTCGTATGCCGCGTACGTCTCGCTGGGCCGCGCGCTGGCGAAAATCGGCGAGGTCAAGGCCGGCGAAGACGCGTTCGAGAAAGCACGCGCGCTCGCAGCGAACAACCCGGCGCAAACGGCGTGGACCAACCTCTACTACGGCCGCATGGAGACGACTGCGGGCAACCGCGAGAAAGCGCGCGCCGCGTTCGCGCGCGCGAGCCTGGCCGCACAGCAGATTCCGCAGACCGATCCGCGCGCCGCATGGTACGTCGAACAAGCGCAGGAAGGCACCGTCGCGCTCGACGTCGCGCGCGGTTCGAAGCCGGCGCTCTCGCTCGCGCCGTGGACGGGCCCCGATCTGCCCGGCTCGATCGCCAGCACGATCAAGTACCGCCTCGTCGTCACCGGCGCGCCCGGCGCGCGGCTCGCGCTTTCCGCCACCGGACTGCCGAAGCGCTGGATCGGCTCGTTCTGCACCGACCGTGTCTGTGCGCCGTTCCGCACCTCGGTGACGGTGCCGGCCGGGGGCGTGAAGGTGGTCGAGTTCCAGGTCGTTCCGACGACCGCGCACAATGGTCCGGCGAACGTCCGGATCGACGCCCGCAGCGGCGGGCGCCCGGTCGCGACGGTCGGCACCCTCGTTCGCGTTTAG
- a CDS encoding redoxin family protein: MLHAIIAATALTLTGPQVGSPAPDFHLTTVAGKRVSLADFRGKTLVLNDWATWCPPCREETPDLIASAKKLATKGDVVFLGVDSTEAAPIVRAFLAAKPMPYTTAIDGDKAFSKAYDVRAFPTTFVISPDGVLRARYVGNITPAILAGFVGDARAGRDGVLATEAQKKADALLDPAKFAFTGDVDAVRTAAKNALKAIDDAENVDGETDYLRIQAEENVLRDAAAKALEPLAQSAADKALLARLQGDAAYAREEWPQAIAAYERGLAVAPEDPDLLSGYGTALRSDGDYARAAEAFAKLANADPSVENLVEYGNTAAGAKRFNDATVAFSRAVATARAKVDAKPSDAKAIRKLAWAYLYQGRMYAKAGENAKARAAFAQTSAWSAKLPKKDARHDMYLEEAQEATVALDAAHPAGKTAISLAPWTGPDLPGSVSSTYKYRLVVAGTPGKSVALEASGLPKRWVASFCSDRQCAPFRTTVALPSSGVKVIEFQVIPQSASAKPPTIRVQGGGASAAVRVGASA; this comes from the coding sequence ATGCTGCACGCCATCATCGCCGCGACGGCGCTCACGCTCACCGGTCCGCAAGTCGGCTCGCCCGCGCCGGACTTCCACTTGACGACCGTCGCCGGCAAGCGCGTCTCGCTCGCCGACTTCCGCGGCAAGACGCTGGTTCTCAACGACTGGGCGACGTGGTGTCCGCCGTGCCGCGAGGAGACTCCCGACCTGATCGCGTCGGCGAAGAAGCTCGCCACCAAGGGCGACGTCGTCTTCCTCGGCGTCGACTCGACGGAGGCCGCACCGATCGTGCGCGCGTTCCTCGCCGCGAAGCCGATGCCGTACACGACCGCAATCGACGGTGACAAGGCGTTTTCGAAAGCCTACGACGTGCGCGCGTTTCCGACCACGTTCGTGATCTCGCCCGACGGTGTGCTGCGCGCGCGCTACGTCGGAAACATCACGCCGGCGATCCTGGCCGGGTTCGTCGGCGACGCGCGCGCCGGGCGCGACGGCGTTCTCGCGACCGAGGCGCAGAAGAAAGCCGACGCGCTGCTCGATCCGGCGAAGTTCGCCTTCACCGGCGACGTCGACGCCGTGCGAACCGCGGCCAAGAACGCGCTCAAGGCGATCGACGATGCGGAGAACGTCGACGGCGAGACCGACTACTTGCGCATCCAAGCCGAAGAGAACGTGCTGCGCGACGCCGCCGCGAAGGCCCTCGAGCCGCTCGCGCAGAGCGCCGCCGACAAGGCGTTGCTGGCGCGGCTGCAAGGCGACGCCGCGTACGCGCGCGAGGAGTGGCCGCAGGCGATCGCGGCGTACGAGCGCGGGCTGGCGGTCGCGCCCGAGGACCCCGATCTGCTCTCGGGATACGGCACCGCGTTGCGCAGCGACGGTGACTACGCGCGCGCGGCGGAAGCGTTCGCGAAGCTGGCCAACGCCGATCCGAGCGTCGAGAACCTCGTCGAATACGGGAACACCGCCGCCGGCGCCAAGCGCTTCAACGACGCGACGGTCGCGTTCTCGCGCGCGGTCGCGACGGCGCGCGCCAAGGTCGACGCGAAGCCGTCCGACGCGAAGGCGATCCGCAAGCTGGCTTGGGCGTATCTGTACCAAGGCCGCATGTACGCGAAGGCAGGCGAGAACGCGAAGGCGCGCGCGGCGTTCGCGCAGACGAGCGCGTGGAGCGCGAAGCTGCCGAAGAAGGACGCGCGCCACGACATGTATCTCGAGGAGGCGCAGGAAGCGACGGTCGCGCTCGACGCCGCGCACCCCGCCGGCAAGACCGCGATCTCGCTCGCGCCGTGGACCGGCCCCGACCTGCCGGGCTCGGTAAGCAGCACCTACAAGTACCGCCTGGTCGTCGCCGGGACGCCCGGCAAGAGCGTCGCGCTCGAGGCGAGCGGTCTGCCGAAGCGCTGGGTGGCCTCGTTCTGCAGCGACCGCCAGTGCGCGCCGTTCCGGACGACCGTCGCGCTCCCGTCCTCCGGGGTGAAGGTGATCGAGTTCCAGGTCATCCCGCAGTCGGCGTCGGCGAAGCCGCCGACGATCCGGGTCCAGGGCGGCGGTGCGAGCGCCGCAGTGCGGGTCGGCGCCAGCGCATAG
- a CDS encoding flotillin family protein translates to MWRVAEPNEALIISGLHHRSNEETGESLGFKIVTGRGTLVIPGVQVVRRLSLDLRESELQIACVTQQGIPVHIKGVVIYKVGDDFASIANAARRFLDQQDRMDARIQQVFAGHLRAICGSLTVEDLIRERDKLTEATRGASGTEMEKLGLIVDSLQIQEIDDPTGYIDNLAKPHAAAVQRDARIAQAQADQEATQREQEANALKAQAQRDSKIKQAGYQAEVDKAAAQAKQAGPLADAVARQQVVVEETKIVELDAHKKESELLVTVRRPADASAYEKTTLANAQRDADIAAAQARAKQIELQAQADATRVKLAADADSTKTKMLGEADGAAIRARGAAEGDAISARGLAEAAAIKARADALAQNQEAVISQQLAEKLPQIVEAASKAFNNIDQMIVMNGADGISEMMGKVLSQGAAGFQLARNLLAHAKPASEYTTPPAANGGAVVKPATPTETK, encoded by the coding sequence ATGTGGCGCGTCGCCGAGCCGAACGAGGCGCTCATCATCTCCGGCCTGCACCACCGCTCGAACGAGGAGACGGGTGAGTCGCTCGGGTTCAAGATCGTCACCGGGCGCGGAACGCTGGTCATTCCCGGCGTCCAGGTCGTGCGCCGGCTCTCGCTCGACTTGCGCGAGTCCGAGCTGCAGATCGCCTGCGTGACGCAGCAGGGAATCCCCGTTCACATCAAAGGCGTCGTGATCTACAAGGTCGGCGACGACTTCGCCTCGATCGCGAACGCCGCGCGGCGCTTTCTCGACCAGCAAGACCGGATGGACGCGCGCATTCAGCAAGTCTTCGCCGGCCATCTGCGCGCGATCTGCGGCTCGCTGACCGTCGAAGATCTCATTCGCGAGCGCGACAAGCTGACCGAAGCGACGCGCGGGGCGTCGGGGACCGAGATGGAGAAGCTCGGCTTGATCGTCGACTCGCTGCAGATTCAGGAGATCGACGACCCGACCGGCTACATCGACAATCTCGCCAAGCCGCACGCCGCCGCGGTGCAGCGCGACGCTCGCATCGCGCAGGCGCAGGCCGATCAGGAAGCGACGCAGCGCGAGCAAGAAGCCAACGCGCTCAAGGCGCAAGCGCAGCGCGACAGCAAGATCAAACAGGCCGGCTACCAAGCCGAAGTCGACAAGGCGGCGGCGCAGGCGAAACAAGCCGGGCCGCTCGCCGACGCCGTCGCGCGCCAGCAGGTCGTCGTCGAGGAGACGAAGATCGTCGAGCTCGACGCGCACAAGAAAGAGTCGGAGCTGCTGGTCACCGTGCGCCGGCCGGCCGATGCGTCCGCGTACGAGAAGACGACGCTCGCCAACGCCCAGCGCGACGCCGACATCGCCGCCGCGCAGGCGCGCGCGAAGCAGATCGAGCTGCAGGCGCAAGCCGACGCGACGCGCGTGAAGCTCGCCGCCGACGCCGACTCGACGAAGACCAAGATGCTAGGCGAGGCCGACGGCGCGGCGATTCGCGCGCGCGGCGCCGCCGAGGGCGATGCGATCAGCGCAAGAGGTCTGGCCGAAGCGGCCGCGATCAAGGCGCGCGCCGACGCGCTCGCGCAGAACCAGGAAGCGGTCATCTCGCAGCAGCTCGCCGAGAAGCTCCCGCAAATCGTCGAAGCCGCTTCGAAGGCGTTCAACAACATCGATCAGATGATCGTGATGAACGGAGCCGACGGAATCTCCGAGATGATGGGCAAGGTGCTCTCGCAGGGCGCCGCCGGCTTCCAGCTCGCGCGCAACCTGCTGGCGCACGCGAAGCCGGCATCCGAGTACACCACGCCGCCCGCCGCCAACGGCGGTGCGGTGGTGAAGCCGGCGACGCCGACCGAGACGAAGTGA
- a CDS encoding SpoIIE family protein phosphatase → MIRLESAPREATQRRLALLVRAGELFHRSLDLDETLANVARTAVESFSELCLFDLIDENTGRLYVSVGAHREPEIERSLKALVTPLLQSETRGIHPARYVAQTGESFFVPLFDEETLLRHASSTEHESFMRKMNYRSKIVVPVIAHGAIFGALTFVRTHESEPFDRADMQAAEELGRRAGLAVANAKQYSREQHVAETLQRAFLNDELPQTETLQFNAMYQGAQVGSALGGDWYDAFALNGRIVMTIGDVTGKGVDAARLMVQLRQWVRMAAVVSADPAEMMALLNRALIFEGRDELATAFIGVVDREGRSISYVSAGHPPPFVKRTGSRPSALPGAPGVPLGATTDPSYAAHSASLADATLLVFYTDGLTEVDRNPIEGEAAVEQLLSGDEILFAANPARFVSRLVAGKQASDDMAILTVRLGRSHGRWAFDVADSGAAYAIKRDFIAAVREQYGGAADLDACEVIFGELVGNALRYAPGRLSLGLTVDARGVWLHVMDDGPGFSGPPSLPTDVWSESGRGLFLVGALAQEVSIRRLPAYGTYVKVLLPTLVDKRLP, encoded by the coding sequence TTGATCCGTTTGGAAAGCGCCCCGCGTGAGGCTACGCAGCGGCGGCTGGCACTGCTCGTCCGTGCCGGCGAGCTCTTTCATCGGTCGCTGGACCTCGACGAGACCCTCGCCAACGTCGCCCGAACGGCCGTCGAGTCGTTCTCCGAGCTCTGCCTGTTCGACCTGATCGACGAGAACACGGGGCGCCTGTACGTCAGCGTCGGCGCGCACCGCGAGCCGGAGATCGAGCGCTCGCTGAAGGCCCTCGTCACCCCGCTCCTGCAGTCGGAGACGCGCGGCATCCACCCGGCGCGGTATGTCGCCCAGACCGGCGAGTCGTTCTTCGTCCCGCTCTTCGACGAGGAGACGCTGCTGCGGCACGCCTCGTCGACCGAGCACGAGTCGTTCATGAGGAAGATGAACTACCGCTCGAAGATCGTCGTGCCGGTCATCGCGCACGGGGCGATCTTCGGCGCGCTGACCTTCGTGCGCACGCACGAGTCGGAGCCCTTCGACCGCGCCGACATGCAGGCCGCCGAGGAGCTGGGGCGCCGCGCCGGGCTCGCGGTCGCGAACGCGAAACAGTACAGCCGCGAGCAGCACGTCGCCGAGACGCTGCAGCGCGCGTTCTTGAACGACGAGCTGCCGCAAACCGAGACCCTGCAGTTCAACGCGATGTACCAAGGTGCGCAGGTCGGCAGCGCGCTCGGCGGCGACTGGTACGACGCCTTCGCGCTCAACGGCCGGATCGTGATGACGATCGGCGACGTGACGGGAAAAGGCGTCGACGCGGCGCGGCTGATGGTCCAGCTGCGGCAGTGGGTCAGAATGGCGGCCGTCGTCTCGGCCGATCCGGCCGAGATGATGGCGCTGTTGAACCGCGCGCTCATCTTCGAGGGACGCGACGAGCTCGCGACGGCGTTCATCGGCGTGGTCGACCGCGAGGGGCGCAGCATCAGCTACGTGTCCGCCGGACACCCGCCGCCGTTCGTCAAGCGCACCGGTAGCCGGCCGTCGGCATTGCCGGGCGCTCCGGGCGTTCCGCTCGGCGCGACGACCGATCCGAGCTATGCCGCGCACTCCGCCTCGCTCGCGGACGCGACGCTGTTGGTCTTCTACACCGACGGCCTCACCGAGGTCGATCGGAACCCGATCGAGGGCGAGGCGGCCGTCGAGCAGCTTCTTTCGGGCGACGAGATCTTGTTCGCGGCGAATCCCGCGCGTTTCGTGAGCCGTCTCGTCGCTGGCAAACAGGCGAGCGACGACATGGCGATCCTCACCGTTCGCTTGGGGCGCTCGCACGGCCGGTGGGCGTTCGACGTCGCCGACTCCGGCGCGGCGTACGCGATCAAGCGCGACTTCATCGCCGCGGTGCGCGAACAGTACGGCGGCGCCGCCGACCTCGACGCCTGCGAGGTGATCTTCGGCGAGCTGGTCGGGAACGCGCTGCGCTACGCGCCGGGGCGCTTGAGCCTGGGGCTCACCGTCGACGCGCGCGGGGTGTGGCTGCACGTCATGGACGACGGTCCGGGCTTCAGCGGTCCGCCCTCGCTCCCCACCGACGTGTGGTCGGAATCCGGCCGCGGGCTGTTCTTGGTCGGCGCGCTCGCACAGGAGGTGTCGATCCGCCGGTTGCCGGCGTACGGCACGTACGTCAAAGTACTTCTTCCGACCCTCGTGGACAAGCGGCTGCCGTAG
- a CDS encoding aquaporin, which translates to MTDDDGSGSDDKQQSMTPRGFPASLLAEFIGTAIVTLGTVGPAVIARGLGFHLGYAVETGTTGLATMVIIYSFRNVSGAHTNPCTTLAFALRKDFHWARVPGYIAVQFLGAIAAGALMLAIFQAPRTALLPEMSLGIWPAFWLEIVLTTVLIIVALSTANAARFIGPEAAIANGATTVVDRWIGGHISSGSMNPARTLGPAIVAGGFGAWWVYVVAPLIGMLVAVALVSAMWRAPDGAGAQQQGGGAS; encoded by the coding sequence ATGACCGACGACGACGGCAGCGGAAGCGACGACAAGCAGCAGTCCATGACGCCGCGGGGTTTCCCCGCCAGCCTGCTGGCGGAGTTCATCGGCACCGCGATCGTGACGCTGGGGACCGTTGGACCGGCGGTGATCGCGCGCGGTCTGGGCTTTCACCTCGGCTACGCCGTCGAGACGGGGACGACCGGGCTGGCGACGATGGTGATCATCTACTCGTTTCGCAACGTCTCGGGCGCGCACACCAACCCGTGCACCACGCTCGCGTTCGCGCTGCGCAAGGACTTCCACTGGGCGCGCGTCCCAGGCTACATCGCCGTGCAGTTTCTCGGCGCGATCGCCGCCGGCGCCCTTATGCTCGCCATCTTCCAGGCTCCACGCACGGCGCTCTTGCCGGAGATGTCGCTCGGCATCTGGCCGGCCTTCTGGCTCGAGATCGTTCTCACCACCGTGCTGATCATCGTCGCGCTCTCGACCGCGAACGCCGCGCGCTTCATCGGTCCGGAAGCGGCGATCGCGAACGGCGCGACGACGGTCGTCGACCGCTGGATCGGCGGCCACATCTCGAGCGGCTCGATGAACCCCGCCCGCACGCTGGGCCCCGCGATCGTCGCCGGCGGCTTCGGCGCCTGGTGGGTCTATGTCGTCGCGCCGCTGATCGGCATGCTCGTCGCGGTCGCGCTCGTCTCGGCGATGTGGCGCGCTCCGGACGGCGCCGGCGCGCAGCAGCAGGGCGGCGGCGCGAGCTGA
- a CDS encoding MBL fold metallo-hydrolase: MSATAGWPRIALEDDPSDVLRKGLRGNRLSAGELARRVGLDERAVEAWLKGAGAPNEDQARAVAVVLRLDPGKFADTAARRWYPQAELPPEVRHHPHDPHPSNGYLFFLQDGKTAALVDPAGFPKTLLNAVNEGPYALRYILITHKHADHCDATADVARAFPNAEIVMHRADAGAIGSLGKRAIPVADGDELPFGEDAAIRMLHTPGHTDGSSCFLFRSTVFSGDTLFAGSVGGIFADVSTYDDLLASVRFKLFALGDETVVMPGHGPPTTIGEEKAHNPFF; this comes from the coding sequence GTGAGCGCGACCGCCGGCTGGCCGCGCATCGCGCTCGAAGACGACCCTTCCGACGTCCTGCGCAAGGGGCTGCGCGGCAACCGCCTCTCGGCGGGCGAGCTGGCGCGCCGCGTCGGCCTCGACGAGCGGGCCGTCGAGGCGTGGCTGAAAGGCGCCGGCGCCCCGAACGAGGACCAAGCCCGCGCGGTCGCGGTCGTGCTGCGGCTGGATCCCGGCAAGTTCGCCGACACCGCGGCGCGCCGCTGGTACCCGCAGGCCGAGCTCCCGCCCGAGGTGCGGCACCACCCGCACGACCCGCATCCCTCGAACGGCTATCTGTTCTTCTTGCAGGACGGCAAGACGGCGGCGCTGGTCGATCCCGCCGGCTTTCCGAAAACGCTGCTGAACGCGGTGAACGAGGGCCCGTACGCGCTGCGCTACATCCTCATCACGCACAAGCACGCCGACCACTGCGACGCGACGGCCGACGTCGCGCGCGCGTTTCCGAACGCCGAGATCGTGATGCACCGCGCCGACGCCGGCGCGATCGGGAGCCTCGGCAAGCGCGCGATTCCGGTCGCCGACGGCGACGAGCTGCCGTTCGGCGAGGACGCGGCGATTCGCATGCTGCACACGCCCGGCCACACCGACGGCTCGTCGTGCTTTCTGTTCCGCTCGACGGTCTTCAGCGGCGACACGCTCTTCGCCGGCTCGGTCGGGGGAATCTTCGCCGACGTCTCGACCTACGACGATCTGCTCGCGAGCGTGCGGTTCAAACTGTTCGCGCTCGGGGACGAGACGGTCGTGATGCCGGGACACGGCCCGCCGACGACGATCGGCGAAGAAAAAGCGCACAACCCGTTCTTCTGA
- the trxB gene encoding thioredoxin-disulfide reductase has translation MPAPTHTKLIIIGSGPAGLTAAIYAARANLAPIVFAGAMYGGQLMLTTEVENYPGFPAGIMGPELMEAFRAQAERFGAVIHNVDVTAVDFRERPFVVRTYDEEFTADSVIVATGASARWLNIPGEARLRGRGVSTCATCDGAFFRDKHIVVVGGGDSAMEEALFLTRFGRKVTVIHRREALRASKIMAERALHHEKIGFVWNTAVVEVLGEDKTTALRLKNLVDGEESLLEADALFIAIGHDPNTEIFKGQLELDAAGYIVSADGVRTNVEGVFVGGDVYDIRYKQAVTAAGMGCKAAIDAEKYIESLEAAEHKTAVHVA, from the coding sequence ATGCCCGCCCCGACGCATACCAAGCTCATCATCATCGGCTCCGGACCGGCCGGCCTGACGGCCGCGATCTACGCCGCCCGCGCGAACCTCGCCCCGATCGTCTTCGCCGGCGCCATGTACGGCGGGCAGCTCATGCTCACCACCGAGGTCGAGAACTACCCGGGCTTCCCGGCCGGGATCATGGGCCCCGAGCTGATGGAGGCGTTTCGCGCGCAGGCCGAGCGGTTCGGCGCGGTCATCCACAACGTCGACGTCACCGCGGTCGACTTCCGCGAGCGGCCGTTCGTGGTGCGAACGTACGACGAGGAGTTCACCGCCGACAGCGTGATCGTCGCGACCGGCGCGAGCGCGCGCTGGCTGAACATCCCGGGCGAAGCGCGCCTGCGTGGCCGCGGCGTCTCGACCTGCGCAACCTGCGACGGCGCGTTCTTCCGCGACAAGCACATCGTCGTCGTCGGTGGCGGCGACTCGGCGATGGAAGAGGCGCTGTTCCTGACGCGCTTCGGCCGCAAGGTCACGGTGATCCATCGCCGCGAGGCGCTGCGGGCCTCGAAGATCATGGCCGAGCGCGCGCTGCACCACGAAAAGATCGGCTTCGTCTGGAACACCGCCGTCGTCGAGGTGCTCGGCGAGGACAAGACGACCGCGCTGCGCCTGAAGAACCTGGTCGACGGCGAGGAGTCGCTGCTCGAGGCCGATGCGTTGTTCATCGCGATCGGCCACGACCCGAACACCGAGATCTTCAAAGGCCAGCTCGAGCTCGACGCCGCGGGCTACATCGTCAGCGCGGACGGCGTGCGAACGAACGTCGAAGGCGTCTTCGTCGGTGGCGACGTGTACGACATCCGCTACAAGCAGGCGGTGACGGCGGCCGGGATGGGCTGCAAGGCGGCGATCGACGCGGAGAAGTACATCGAGTCGCTCGAAGCGGCGGAGCACAAGACCGCGGTTCACGTCGCGTGA
- a CDS encoding PaaI family thioesterase — protein MTTPPADADGAVTVKNYPHAMDIFRRLDGLEALGMMQRGEVPKTPITRWMNFSLETVERGHVVFAMVPHEDLYNMIGSVHGGIITTLMDNALGSAVQSVLPAGRVATTMDLHTRFHRPVTAATGKVFADARVVHAGRRTATSEAHLVDANGTVYATGSSTLIILEDELSS, from the coding sequence GTGACGACGCCGCCAGCGGATGCGGACGGCGCGGTGACCGTCAAGAACTACCCGCACGCGATGGACATCTTCCGGCGGCTCGACGGACTCGAGGCGCTGGGAATGATGCAGCGCGGCGAGGTGCCGAAGACGCCGATCACGCGCTGGATGAACTTCTCGCTGGAGACCGTCGAGCGCGGCCACGTCGTCTTCGCGATGGTCCCGCACGAGGATCTCTACAACATGATCGGCTCGGTGCACGGCGGGATCATCACCACCCTGATGGACAACGCGCTCGGCAGCGCGGTGCAGTCGGTCCTGCCCGCCGGGCGCGTTGCGACGACGATGGACCTGCACACCCGGTTCCACCGTCCCGTCACCGCCGCGACCGGCAAGGTCTTCGCCGACGCGCGCGTCGTGCACGCCGGCCGCCGCACCGCCACCTCCGAAGCGCACCTGGTCGACGCGAACGGAACAGTTTACGCAACGGGCAGCTCGACGCTGATCATCCTCGAGGATGAGCTTTCGTCTTAA